The sequence CTCCGGTTTGCGACAAGAACGACGAAGCAGCTGCGGGAGAGGGCAACGCTCAGATCGGAAGCGGCAGCCCCTTCGTCAACGCTGGCGCGGCTCCCGAAGATGCGAATTTCCACCTTCAAGCCGGGACGAATCCGGGCAAATCCCTGCCGGCCCCCTTCGATCTGGATCCGAGCGGCGCGAAGCGCGGAGCGGATGGGTCCTGGGACCGGGGCGTGTTCGAATGGACGCCGTGAGCCCGGATCGATCTGATCCGTTTCGGTTTCCGCCGGGCTCTCGCCAACCGGAGGCGATCAAGTTGATCCACGCCGGTGGGATCAGGTTGATCCGCTCGGGGCAATTCTTCGCGTATTCTGGCGAGGCATGCCCATTGCACCTGCGGGTACTCTACGGAGGACAGCGTGAGGACAGCCTTGATTCTGGTTGCGTCCGCGCAGCCAGCAGCGCAGCGGAACGACGCTTCACATCTACACGCGCCGCTGCGAGAGCGCCGCGGAGTGCACCCGCTCAGCGCTTGACGTACCGCTTGCCGTCGAACTCGAAGCGCTCGAGATGGCCCTGGAGCGGGTAGCTCAACGCGATCAGATCGCGTCGCCCGTGGTGGGTCGTGGTCTGGACGTCGATTCGATATCCGGGAATCGCGCCCAGAAAGAGCTCGCAATTCGGCTTCTGCTCGAACATCAGCCACTCCCAGTAGTCCACGGTCGTGTAGAGCACGACGCGGTCGGGCTTGCCGTCGGTGTTGAGATCCCGCGGACCGTGAAACCCGAATCCGTCGGTTTCGGCTTCCGGTGGACCCGCGTCCGGCAGGTCGGAGAGCTTGGGGGTCCTCGGATTCAATTCGAGATCGATCTCGTAGGTAGACAGCACCGCATTCAGCTCGTTGGGGTTGCAGACGCGTCGCCGAGGCCGGGTCTCGGCATTCGGCTCAGCCGCAGCAGGTGGACGCACGGGATTCGATACCGGCTCGGGCTCGGGATTCGCTTCGGGTTCGAGCTCCGGGGCAGGCGTGGGAGCGGGGACGGACGCCGGTGCTGGTGTCGGTTGGATCGGCGGTGCGGTCGGGTCGGCCGGCTGCGACCGGCCGGCCGCGGGATACTGCGCTGCGCAGGCGGAGAGCAGCGGTGCGAGCACGACCCAGCGCATGCGGATGGAACGACTGGACCGCGATCTGCCTTCCCACTTCCCCTCGTTTCGTGCCGTCCGCCGCCTTCCCTGCAGGACCCCGCCGAGGGGGGCCGCCGGAGCAACGGACTGAGCGACGCCGTCGTATTTCGGGCCCACCTTTCACATCGGTGACTGGCACGAAGCGGTGTTCTCCCGCAGCACGACCACGCCCTACTACTACGATCCGGGTACCAGCAATCTGCAATCGATGGATGACTTGGAGTTCCACAACAACGTCATCACGCAGATGCCTGGGTCATCGGTCGGCGTACTCAGCATCGCCAAGGGCACCAATAACGTGGCCTACGACAACATCCGTTTCGGTTTCCGCCGGGCTCTCGCCAACCGGAGGCGATCAAGTTGATCCACGCCGGTGGGATCAGGTTGATCCGCTCGGGGCAATTCTTCGCGTATTCTGGCGAGGCATGCCCATTGCACCTGCGGGTACTCTACGGAGGACAGCGTGAAGAGAGCCTTGGTTCTGGTTGCGTGCATTTCGATTGTGGGCTGCGGCAGCGGCGACGACTCACCGAGTTCGAGTACGGGCGGCGGAGCCGGTAGCAGCGGCGCGTCGAGCGGAGGAAGCTCCAGTGGTGGCGCGTCGAGCGGAGGAAGCTCCAGTGGTGGCGCGTCGACGGGTGGAACAGCTGGCGGCGCGGGCTCCAGTGGGAGCGGCGGCAGTGCTGGCTCTGGCGGGTCCAGCGGTGCCTCCAGCGGCGGCACGTCAAGTGGCGGCACGTCGAGTGGCGGAACATCCAGTGGCGGCGCGTCGAGCGGCGGATCCTCCAGTGGCGGCAGCTCCAGCGGCGGATCCTCCAGCGGCGGATCCTCCAGTGGTGGATCCTCGGGCGGCAACCTGAACCCCGACAACGTGACACCGGCAACGAACGTGATGGTCACTCGGGACTACGAAACGCAGAACGCTTCTGAAGTGTTGAGCGACCCGAACATCGCTACAGGGCAGTGGAGCAACTCCTCGGGCTACGGCAGCGGCGGTTGGCTCTTCCACCCAGCTCCGATCGCGGGCACCGCTGAGAACGAGGACAGCGCGGGCTGGCTGATGCCCTGGGGAGCGCCGACGTTCCCAGTGGACGGGTACCATCTCGTCACCGTCAGCTTCATGCTGAAGATCTCCGCCGCGCTCTTGAACGAAATCAATATCGGCGGCCCCTTCTGGGCGCATGTCAACAAGGCGTTCGACTTCAAGTACTGGGATGCCGCGGGCACGGGCGAAGGCGGGCGCAACGGCATCCATTTCGGCGAGTCGCCGCCCCGCTTTTGGTTCTCGAGTGGAGGTGGAGGTCAGTTTCAGGCGATTGGCCCCGACTGGCGCACTCTGGCGGACCAATGGGTGTGGGTTTGCTTCGTGGTCGACATGCGCGCGGCCCAAGCCTCGCAGCGCACGCTGGCCGCCTACTACAAGACCACCGGCGGAAACGTGCAACTCATGGGCAAGGTCGCAGAGAACAATCCAACGCTGGCCCTCCAGGCCTACGCGGGACGCGGCTTCCTGGGCTTCTTTTCACCGCTGTTCGGCTACTGGGACGACATGCACGGAGGCAGCACGCTCTCTGGCAATCTGTCCGCGATGACGATTCAGCTCGACCGAGTGCGCATCGCGAACGGGTGGCCAACCGGAGCGAACGGACCGCCCAACTGATTCCCGGCATCACCTCGGGGCGAAGTCACCACTTGGGAACGCTCACGTCCGACGCTGATGCTCGTGGCGGCGGAGTCGCCGGCGCAGGGCGCGGCGCCGGGGCGGACGACGGTGCGGCGCGCGGCGCTGGAACGGGTGCACGAGCGGGACGAGGCGCCGCGCGCGCTTCAGCATTCGGAGGCACCGCCGAACCGACGGTCGACTCGGTCTTCGAGTTGGGTTCCCTCACCGGCCGCAGCGCAAGATCGAGGGTTTGGTTTTCGTCGACGGCAACTTCTCTGGCCACGGGTTCGTAGCCCTCGAGTGACACCTCCACCGTCACGCGTCCTCCCTTGGACACGGGTACCGAGTTCGGCGTGCGGCCTCGGTTCTCGCCGTTCACCGTCACGCTGGCCCCAGCCGGCGTCGAAACGATTCGCAGCATCGCCTCGGCCGCGGCCGGCGGCGGTGTCTCGCTAGCGGGCGCGCTCGTGGCAGTAGCGCTCTCGGCCCCTCGATCCGCGCGCGCTGCGACGAACAAGCCACCACCTGCTGCCACCGCTACGGCCAACGCCACCCACCCCCAGCGCCCCTGTTTGCGCGGCACAGCGCTGTGCCCCGAAAGCGGAACGACGCGAACGGTGCTCGCCAGGTCCGTGACTGCGGGCACGTCGACCGCCTCGTCGACCTCTGCGGGGGGCAGGCGCTCCGACTCCCCGCCCCCTCCGATCTTGCGCAGCATCTCGCGCTTGTCCGTCACACGCTCCGAGAACTCTCGCGACATCAAGTTCCCCAGCTCCGCGCGCGGATCCCGCGAGTCGTCGATCTCTCGAATGGCAGCGAGCAGATCTTGCCGCATTTCAGCGGCGGTCTGATAGCGATCTTCGGGACGTCGGGCCAGTGCTCGTAGCACGATGGGCTCGAGCGCCGCCGGATAACCCTGCATCACACGCGACGGGAACGTGACCGGCTCTTGGCAAATCGCCTGGAAGGTCAAGAGCTCGTTGTCACGCTTGAACAGCCTGCGACCCGTCGTCAGCTCGTAGAGCACCGTGCCTAGCGAGAAGATGTCCGAGCGCCGATCGATCGGCTCACTCTGGCACTGTTCCGGTGACATGTACTGGAACTTGCCCTTGATTTGCCCCGTCGCTGTCTTCGTGCTGCGATCCGTCGCTTTTGCGATCCCAAAGTCCAACAGCTTGGCGCTGCCAGAATAGGTCACGAACAGGTTCTGTGGCGATACGTCGCGGTGAACCAGTTGCAGGGGCTTGCCGGCGTCATCCCTGAGTTCGTGTGCAGCCTGGAGACCCGCACAAGCCTCCGCGACGATGTGGGCGCCGAGCCATGGCTCCAAGGCTTCGCCGCGAGAGGCCAAGCGCCGAATCAAGCCACCAGCGCTTTCCCCTTCGAGATACTCCATCACCAGGAACAGCTCGTTGCCCTCGCTCCCCAGCTCGTGGACTTGCACGACGTTCTCGTGGTTGATGCGAGCCACTAGCCGCGCTTCGTCCAAGAACATCTCGCGAAACTCTTCGAGGCGCGCCAAGTGCGGCAAGATCCGCTTGATCACGACAGGACGCTGAAATCCACTCGGCCCGCGGATGCGCGCGAGCAGGATCTCCGCCATGCCGCCAGTGGCGAGCAGCCCAACCACCTCGTAGCGCCCCAATTGGGCGGGCACCCCCGAAATGGCGTTGCTCTCCACTGCCCTCAAAACCTAGCGGAAGGCAGATCCCCGGACAAGCGAGCGGGGGGTTCCGCGGTTACCAGGCATCAGCTAGCTTGGAGGGCTGAAATGGGCGCCCAGCTCAGTCGACGGTGGCGCAGCGTGCTCGCGGTCCTGGCGCTGGCCATGCTGGGCGCTCCCCGCGTCACCTATGCGCAAGACTCGGAACGATTCGGCGAACTCGTTTCGGAAGCGACTCGCGCCTTTGGCGACGGCGACTTCGAGCGCGCCGAACAGTTGGCGTCCCAGGCCTACGAGCTCAAGGCAGATCCGCGCTTGCTCTACAACATCGCTCGAGCCCGGGAGGCGCGGGGCAACCACGCAGGTGCGATTGACGCCTACCAGCGCTATCTCGCAGCCGACCCGACCACGAGCGACGCATCCGTCGTCAAGGG comes from Polyangiaceae bacterium and encodes:
- a CDS encoding serine/threonine-protein kinase, coding for MESNAISGVPAQLGRYEVVGLLATGGMAEILLARIRGPSGFQRPVVIKRILPHLARLEEFREMFLDEARLVARINHENVVQVHELGSEGNELFLVMEYLEGESAGGLIRRLASRGEALEPWLGAHIVAEACAGLQAAHELRDDAGKPLQLVHRDVSPQNLFVTYSGSAKLLDFGIAKATDRSTKTATGQIKGKFQYMSPEQCQSEPIDRRSDIFSLGTVLYELTTGRRLFKRDNELLTFQAICQEPVTFPSRVMQGYPAALEPIVLRALARRPEDRYQTAAEMRQDLLAAIREIDDSRDPRAELGNLMSREFSERVTDKREMLRKIGGGGESERLPPAEVDEAVDVPAVTDLASTVRVVPLSGHSAVPRKQGRWGWVALAVAVAAGGGLFVAARADRGAESATATSAPASETPPPAAAEAMLRIVSTPAGASVTVNGENRGRTPNSVPVSKGGRVTVEVSLEGYEPVAREVAVDENQTLDLALRPVREPNSKTESTVGSAVPPNAEARAAPRPARAPVPAPRAAPSSAPAPRPAPATPPPRASASDVSVPKW